The Mesorhizobium koreense genome includes a window with the following:
- a CDS encoding SDR family NAD(P)-dependent oxidoreductase, whose protein sequence is MASLLEGRNIVVTGGTGALGQAVVARFLKAGAICHVPSRKAAGKPGSWGDGQVSIVPEIDLTDEEAVGRFYDAVPALWASVHLAGGFAMAPLADTSRADFLRMMEMNAMTVFICCRAAAHNMRKTGQGGRLVNVSARPGLDPRKGGGMVAYAASKAAVTAITLALSEELKNDRILVNAVAPSTIDTPTNREAMPNADTSKWLSPKAAAEAIIGLASPSNMEINGAVLPLFARA, encoded by the coding sequence ATGGCCAGTCTGCTGGAAGGCAGGAACATCGTCGTCACTGGCGGTACCGGCGCGCTCGGCCAGGCGGTCGTCGCCCGCTTCCTGAAGGCCGGGGCGATCTGCCATGTGCCGAGCCGCAAGGCAGCGGGCAAGCCGGGCTCCTGGGGCGACGGTCAGGTCAGTATTGTTCCGGAGATCGACCTGACCGACGAGGAGGCCGTCGGCCGCTTCTATGACGCCGTTCCTGCTCTTTGGGCGTCCGTCCATCTGGCCGGAGGCTTCGCCATGGCGCCGCTTGCCGACACTTCACGCGCGGATTTTTTGCGCATGATGGAGATGAACGCCATGACTGTCTTCATCTGCTGTCGCGCGGCGGCGCATAACATGCGCAAGACCGGGCAGGGCGGGCGCCTCGTCAATGTCTCGGCGCGGCCCGGGCTCGATCCGCGCAAGGGCGGCGGTATGGTCGCGTATGCGGCGAGTAAGGCGGCGGTGACGGCGATCACGCTGGCGCTTTCGGAGGAACTGAAGAACGACCGCATCCTCGTAAATGCCGTCGCGCCCTCGACCATCGATACGCCGACCAATCGCGAGGCGATGCCGAATGCCGACACGTCGAAATGGCTGTCGCCGAAGGCCGCGGCCGAAGCGATCATCGGCCTCGCCTCGCCGTCCAACATGGAGATCAACGGCGCGGTGCTGCCGCTTTTCGCGCGGGCGTAA
- a CDS encoding MBL fold metallo-hydrolase: protein MLKKNEESRLSFPYEEPPERGAVIELAPGILWTRIPLPFRLDHVNIYLIEDGDGWAVLDTGIGDQPTRDLWHALAGGALAGRRLTRLIVTHYHPDHIGLAGWLCERHDMPLFTTQTAYLGCLTISLSPGSLDAKPYRDFYARHGMAPETVDLVSSQGHSYLKMVAPLPPTFSRVVDGDTLTIGGREFRALTGDGHAPEQLMLYCPSENVFLAADQVIARISPNISVWAVNPDGDPLGLYLRSLKRLKTDIPADALVLPGHQLPFHGLHERCDELAEHHAGRCALIAEACATKPHSVADLVPVLFTRALDPHQLSFAFSEVHAHVNFMLNRGELRHATSKDGNIRVEAA, encoded by the coding sequence ATGCTGAAGAAGAACGAAGAAAGCCGCCTTTCCTTCCCTTATGAGGAACCGCCGGAGCGCGGTGCGGTCATCGAACTTGCGCCGGGAATCCTGTGGACGCGCATACCGCTCCCCTTCCGACTCGACCATGTAAACATCTACCTGATCGAGGATGGCGACGGATGGGCCGTGCTCGACACCGGCATCGGCGACCAGCCGACGCGCGACCTCTGGCACGCGCTCGCTGGTGGAGCACTGGCCGGACGGCGGCTGACACGGCTGATCGTGACGCACTACCATCCCGACCACATCGGCCTCGCCGGGTGGCTGTGCGAGCGGCACGACATGCCGCTTTTCACTACCCAGACCGCCTATCTCGGCTGCCTGACCATCTCGCTCAGCCCCGGTTCACTCGACGCAAAGCCGTATCGCGACTTCTACGCCCGCCACGGCATGGCGCCGGAAACGGTCGATCTCGTCAGTTCGCAGGGTCACAGCTACCTGAAAATGGTGGCGCCCCTGCCGCCGACCTTCAGCCGCGTGGTCGACGGCGACACGCTTACGATCGGCGGCCGCGAGTTCAGGGCGCTGACCGGCGATGGCCACGCGCCGGAGCAACTGATGCTCTACTGCCCCTCGGAGAACGTTTTCCTCGCGGCCGACCAGGTGATCGCGCGGATCAGCCCCAATATCAGCGTCTGGGCCGTAAACCCGGACGGCGATCCGCTCGGCCTCTATCTTCGCTCGCTGAAGCGTCTCAAGACCGACATTCCGGCCGACGCGCTGGTGCTGCCGGGCCACCAACTCCCATTCCACGGCCTGCACGAGCGCTGCGACGAACTTGCGGAACACCACGCGGGACGCTGCGCCCTGATCGCCGAGGCCTGCGCAACGAAGCCGCATTCGGTCGCCGACCTCGTCCCGGTTCTCTTTACCCGCGCACTCGACCCGCACCAGCTAAGCTTCGCCTTCTCGGAGGTGCATGCGCATGTGAATTTCATGCTTAACCGCGGCGAACTTCGCCACGCCACATCGAAAGACGGCAATATCCGCGTCGAGGCCGCCTGA
- a CDS encoding MFS transporter: protein MPTAIHTGDPYTSDIDGRYAWIRLAVSMLIATLGGAGMWAVVVVLPAVQAEFSVDRSEASLPYTLTMVGFAVGNVLIGRAVDRYGYMLPAMVAAIMMGCGFVAASASGSLAQFALAHGFLIGIGTAATFGPLIADLSHWFRRHRGKAVAAAACGNYLAGVIWPIVIEAFMRAGGWREAYLGVGIICVVAMVPLLFLMRRKSPHHVASAEARAHSDEHVRPIAVSPATLQFLLILAGLGCCVAMSMPQVHMVAYCTDLGYGAAAGAHMLSLMLAGGVVSRLSSGVLADRIGGIPTLLIGSVLQCVALFLYIPFDGLASLYVVSLVFGLAQGGIVPCYAIIVREYLPAAEAGKRVGIVIMATIAGMAIGGWISGWIYDQTGSYEAAFLNGIVWNLMNISVMTVLLFRSGRGASAAPA from the coding sequence ATGCCGACTGCAATCCATACCGGGGATCCGTATACCTCCGATATAGACGGCCGCTATGCCTGGATCCGGCTTGCCGTGTCCATGCTCATTGCCACCCTCGGCGGGGCCGGCATGTGGGCGGTGGTCGTGGTATTGCCAGCCGTGCAGGCGGAGTTTTCAGTCGATCGTAGCGAGGCGTCTCTTCCTTATACGCTGACCATGGTGGGTTTCGCCGTCGGCAATGTCCTGATCGGACGCGCGGTCGACCGGTACGGCTACATGCTGCCGGCTATGGTCGCCGCGATCATGATGGGCTGCGGCTTCGTCGCCGCTTCGGCGAGCGGCTCGCTCGCTCAGTTCGCGCTGGCGCACGGCTTCCTGATCGGCATCGGCACGGCGGCGACCTTCGGCCCGCTCATCGCCGATCTGTCGCACTGGTTCCGCAGGCATCGCGGCAAGGCCGTGGCCGCGGCGGCCTGCGGCAATTATCTGGCGGGCGTGATCTGGCCGATCGTCATCGAGGCTTTCATGCGCGCCGGCGGATGGCGGGAGGCCTATCTCGGCGTCGGCATTATATGCGTCGTGGCGATGGTGCCGCTTCTTTTCCTCATGCGGCGCAAGTCTCCGCACCACGTGGCGTCGGCAGAGGCGCGCGCGCATTCGGATGAGCATGTCAGGCCGATCGCGGTTTCCCCCGCCACGTTGCAGTTCCTCCTGATCCTCGCCGGGCTAGGCTGCTGCGTCGCCATGTCGATGCCGCAGGTTCATATGGTCGCCTATTGTACCGATTTGGGTTACGGGGCCGCCGCCGGGGCGCATATGCTGTCGCTGATGCTGGCTGGCGGCGTGGTCAGCCGGCTTTCCTCGGGCGTGCTCGCGGATCGCATCGGCGGCATCCCGACCTTGCTCATCGGCTCCGTGCTGCAATGCGTGGCGCTGTTTCTCTATATCCCCTTCGACGGACTCGCCTCGCTTTACGTCGTGTCGCTGGTTTTCGGACTGGCGCAGGGCGGCATCGTGCCGTGCTACGCCATCATCGTGCGCGAGTATCTGCCGGCGGCGGAGGCCGGCAAACGCGTCGGCATCGTCATCATGGCGACCATCGCCGGCATGGCGATCGGCGGCTGGATATCCGGCTGGATCTACGACCAGACGGGGTCATACGAGGCTGCCTTCCTTAACGGGATCGTCTGGAACCTGATGAACATCTCGGTGATGACCGTCCTGCTCTTCCGTTCCGGCCGGGGCGCAAGCGCGGCGCCTGCCTGA
- a CDS encoding S-(hydroxymethyl)glutathione dehydrogenase/class III alcohol dehydrogenase, translating to MKTRAAVAFAAGKPLEIMEVDLDGPREGEVLVEVKATGICHTDEFTLSGADPEGLFPAILGHEGAGVVVDVGKGVTSVKRGDHVIPLYTPECRQCPSCLSRKTNLCTAIRATQGQGLMPDGTSRFSIGKDKIHHYMGCSTFSNFTVLPEIAVAKVDPEAPFDKICYIGCGVTTGIGAVINTAKVEEGATAAVFGLGGIGLNVIQGLRLAGADMIIGVDLNNDKKAWGERFGMTHFVNPKEVGDVVAHLVNMTKRGADQIGGADYTFDCTGNVTVMRQALEASHRGWGQSIVIGVAGAGQEITTRPFQLVTGRVWKGTAFGGARGRTDVPKIVDWYMAGKIEIDPMITHTLKLEEINKGFDLMHAGESIRSVVVY from the coding sequence ATGAAGACACGCGCCGCCGTCGCCTTTGCCGCAGGCAAGCCGCTGGAGATCATGGAGGTCGATCTCGACGGACCGAGGGAAGGCGAGGTGCTGGTCGAGGTGAAGGCAACCGGCATCTGCCACACCGACGAGTTCACGCTTTCAGGCGCCGATCCGGAAGGGCTGTTCCCTGCGATCCTCGGCCATGAGGGAGCCGGCGTGGTGGTCGATGTCGGCAAGGGCGTGACGAGCGTGAAGAGGGGCGATCACGTCATCCCGCTCTATACGCCGGAATGCCGGCAGTGCCCCTCCTGCCTGTCGCGCAAGACCAATCTGTGCACCGCGATCCGCGCCACGCAGGGGCAGGGACTTATGCCCGACGGCACCAGCCGTTTCTCGATCGGCAAGGACAAGATCCACCACTATATGGGCTGCTCGACCTTCTCCAATTTCACCGTTCTGCCGGAGATCGCGGTAGCGAAGGTCGATCCCGAGGCTCCGTTCGACAAGATCTGCTATATCGGATGCGGGGTGACGACCGGCATTGGCGCGGTGATCAACACGGCAAAGGTGGAAGAGGGTGCGACTGCCGCCGTCTTCGGGCTCGGCGGCATCGGGCTGAACGTCATCCAGGGCCTGAGGCTTGCCGGCGCCGACATGATCATCGGCGTCGATCTCAACAACGACAAGAAGGCGTGGGGCGAGCGCTTCGGCATGACGCATTTCGTCAACCCGAAAGAGGTCGGCGACGTGGTGGCGCATCTCGTCAACATGACGAAGCGCGGGGCCGACCAGATCGGCGGGGCGGACTACACCTTCGACTGCACCGGCAATGTCACGGTGATGCGGCAGGCGCTGGAAGCCAGCCATCGCGGCTGGGGCCAGTCGATCGTGATCGGCGTTGCCGGCGCGGGGCAGGAAATCACGACAAGGCCGTTCCAGCTTGTCACCGGCCGCGTATGGAAGGGCACTGCCTTTGGTGGTGCGCGAGGCCGTACCGACGTGCCGAAGATCGTCGACTGGTACATGGCAGGCAAGATCGAGATCGATCCGATGATCACCCACACGCTGAAACTCGAGGAGATCAATAAGGGGTTCGATCTCATGCATGCCGGCGAGTCGATCCGGAGCGTGGTGGTGTATTGA
- a CDS encoding methionine synthase, translating to MLFPATIAGSLPKPGWLAETEKLWPKWKLEGEALTQAQRDAALVWIKHQEDAGISVVSDGEQFRRHFVHGFLESVEGIDWQRMTRMGIRNNRYEADVPTVTGAVRRSRSVHRDEAAFCRAHAKGGLKFTLPGPMTICDTLADARYGSRADMAMAFAEILNEEALELEAAGVDVIQFDEPAFNVFMDEVNEWGVAALERAARGLKCATAVHICYGYGIKANIEWKQALGAEWRQYERIFPALNASAIGGVSLECANSHVPMSLIGLLSDKQILVGAIDVATDRVETPEEVLGVIEEALKYADAERIQPCTNCGLAPRSRAIAEAKLIALGAGARLAREKLR from the coding sequence ATGCTGTTTCCAGCGACGATCGCGGGCAGCCTGCCGAAGCCGGGCTGGCTGGCGGAGACCGAAAAGCTCTGGCCGAAATGGAAGCTCGAGGGCGAAGCGCTGACGCAGGCGCAGCGCGACGCGGCGCTGGTATGGATCAAGCACCAGGAAGATGCCGGGATTTCGGTCGTCAGCGATGGCGAGCAGTTTCGCCGGCATTTCGTGCATGGTTTCCTGGAGAGCGTCGAAGGCATCGATTGGCAACGCATGACCCGGATGGGCATCCGCAACAATCGCTATGAGGCGGACGTACCGACCGTGACCGGCGCAGTCAGGCGCAGCCGCTCTGTTCACCGCGACGAGGCGGCGTTTTGCCGTGCCCATGCCAAGGGCGGCCTCAAGTTCACGCTGCCCGGCCCGATGACGATCTGCGACACGCTCGCGGACGCGCGTTACGGCAGCCGCGCCGACATGGCGATGGCCTTCGCCGAGATCCTGAACGAGGAGGCGCTGGAACTGGAGGCAGCCGGCGTCGATGTCATCCAGTTCGACGAACCGGCCTTCAACGTCTTCATGGACGAGGTCAACGAATGGGGCGTGGCGGCGCTGGAGCGCGCCGCGCGCGGGCTCAAATGCGCCACCGCCGTGCATATCTGCTACGGCTACGGCATCAAGGCCAATATCGAGTGGAAGCAGGCGCTTGGCGCCGAATGGCGCCAGTACGAACGCATCTTCCCGGCGCTGAATGCTTCGGCGATAGGCGGGGTCTCACTCGAATGCGCCAACTCGCATGTGCCGATGTCGCTGATCGGGCTGCTTTCGGACAAGCAGATCCTGGTCGGCGCGATCGATGTAGCGACCGACAGGGTGGAGACGCCCGAAGAGGTCCTGGGCGTCATCGAGGAGGCGCTGAAATACGCCGATGCCGAACGTATCCAGCCCTGTACAAATTGCGGGCTCGCGCCGCGTTCGCGCGCGATCGCGGAAGCGAAGCTTATTGCGCTGGGCGCTGGGGCGCGGCTGGCGCGGGAGAAACTCAGGTAG
- a CDS encoding IclR family transcriptional regulator, whose product MDQTAEPHRARRGRKPGEHAAPASVQVLDRALNMLAIVSSRDGALLTDIAEAAGMAPSTTHRLLTSLASHGMVAADPETGQWTIGVKAFEIGNGFLRQRKLGAISRPFLTALMQESGETANLAIEDGGDVVFVSQIESHAPMRAFFRPGRRGPMHASGIGKAILAARPDCEVRSLLGHRKLERFTEKTLDTQPALHADLEAIRARGWSLDDEEHTVGMRCIAAPIFNEYGEAIAGLSVSGPAVRLPYERIGELAPKVREAADALTIASGGRRPEGTGQEIS is encoded by the coding sequence ATGGACCAGACAGCAGAGCCGCATCGCGCGAGACGCGGCCGCAAGCCGGGAGAACATGCCGCGCCCGCCTCGGTGCAGGTGCTCGACCGCGCGCTAAACATGCTGGCGATCGTGTCTTCCCGCGACGGCGCGCTTCTGACCGATATCGCCGAAGCCGCCGGGATGGCGCCCTCGACCACGCACCGACTGCTTACTTCGCTTGCCAGCCACGGCATGGTCGCCGCCGACCCGGAAACGGGCCAGTGGACGATCGGCGTAAAGGCTTTCGAGATCGGTAACGGCTTCTTGCGCCAGCGCAAGCTCGGCGCGATCAGCCGCCCCTTCCTGACCGCTTTGATGCAGGAGAGCGGTGAGACGGCCAACCTAGCCATCGAAGATGGAGGCGACGTGGTCTTCGTCTCACAGATCGAGAGCCACGCGCCGATGCGTGCCTTTTTCCGGCCGGGCCGGCGCGGCCCGATGCATGCCTCGGGCATCGGCAAGGCGATCCTCGCAGCCCGTCCCGACTGCGAAGTCAGGAGCCTGCTCGGCCACCGCAAGCTGGAACGCTTCACCGAAAAGACGCTCGACACGCAGCCGGCGCTGCACGCCGATCTGGAGGCGATCCGTGCGCGCGGCTGGTCACTGGACGACGAGGAGCACACCGTCGGTATGCGCTGCATAGCCGCCCCAATCTTCAACGAATATGGCGAGGCGATTGCCGGCCTTTCCGTCTCCGGCCCGGCGGTCAGGCTACCTTATGAACGCATCGGGGAACTCGCACCAAAGGTGCGCGAAGCCGCCGACGCCCTTACCATAGCGTCGGGCGGGCGAAGGCCGGAAGGAACAGGCCAGGAGATATCATAG